In Streptomyces sp. NBC_00448, the following are encoded in one genomic region:
- a CDS encoding peptide ABC transporter substrate-binding protein, giving the protein MAAALAMAAVACTGGGGGGGHGSISDGQHATATKRPVKKGGTLTVAEVAAVPDFIFPLVPATNQNGWNANLTEALWPYLVYPGDGAKAEVNKEKSLFTSLDYSNGDKRLTIHLKDWNWSDGKPLTSRDFTFVYNLLKANSKNWAAHLPGLFPDDVAKVATPDAHTVVLDLTRAYNPDFYTDDVLSTIPLLPQHAWDKTSATGAVGDHDTTTAGAKAVYSYLQKEGAKIGSFATNPLWQVVDGPWKLKEFRSNGYYSYVPNPAYSGSAKPSVDKLVMQPFTTDTPELNALRSGSSLDVAGLPLNDVKQAQALRSSGYSIASVPIPGVAGILPNLYNAKVGTVLRQLYVRQAMQYLINGPQIVSKVYNGYADPGNGPVPVKATETWATPLEKSGGPYPYSPDKAKSLLQAHGWKVVPGGTTTCQSPGTGAAQCGAGIKAGQPLTFQMVYSSGRATTEEQEAAIKSSEAQAGITLNLKAEPFNTLLGTMGACTAQSHPASGCSWQLSDFGYEPYPLYPNGTGFFDTGGSGNLGGYSDPTMDKLIKATEYGSSSQAFSTYEDYAAKQLPWLWVPLRSSLLVYRSKLQGVVPLNPFSGTVAYEDWAYTS; this is encoded by the coding sequence GTGGCCGCGGCCTTGGCGATGGCCGCCGTGGCGTGCACCGGCGGCGGGGGCGGAGGCGGCCACGGCTCGATCTCCGACGGCCAGCACGCCACCGCCACGAAGCGCCCGGTGAAGAAGGGCGGCACCCTCACGGTCGCGGAGGTGGCGGCGGTACCCGACTTCATCTTCCCGCTGGTCCCGGCGACCAACCAGAACGGCTGGAACGCCAACCTCACCGAGGCGCTGTGGCCGTACCTCGTCTACCCCGGCGACGGCGCCAAGGCGGAGGTGAACAAGGAGAAGAGCCTGTTCACCTCGCTCGACTACTCGAACGGCGACAAGCGGCTGACCATCCACCTCAAGGACTGGAACTGGTCGGACGGAAAGCCCCTCACCAGCCGGGACTTCACCTTCGTCTACAACCTCCTCAAGGCGAACTCCAAGAACTGGGCCGCGCACCTGCCCGGGCTCTTCCCGGACGACGTGGCGAAGGTGGCCACCCCGGACGCCCATACGGTGGTGCTCGACCTCACCCGGGCGTACAACCCGGACTTCTACACCGACGACGTGCTCAGCACGATCCCGCTGCTCCCCCAGCACGCTTGGGACAAGACCTCCGCCACCGGCGCGGTCGGCGACCACGACACGACCACCGCGGGCGCGAAGGCCGTCTACTCCTACCTGCAGAAGGAGGGGGCGAAGATCGGCAGCTTCGCCACCAACCCGCTGTGGCAGGTGGTCGACGGGCCCTGGAAGCTCAAGGAGTTCCGCAGCAACGGCTACTACAGCTACGTGCCCAACCCGGCGTACTCCGGTTCCGCGAAGCCGTCGGTCGACAAGCTCGTCATGCAGCCGTTCACCACCGACACCCCGGAGCTCAACGCGCTGCGCTCCGGCAGCTCCCTCGACGTGGCCGGGCTGCCGCTCAACGACGTCAAGCAGGCGCAGGCGCTGCGCTCCAGCGGCTACTCGATCGCCAGCGTGCCCATCCCCGGCGTCGCCGGCATCCTGCCGAACCTGTACAACGCCAAGGTCGGCACGGTGCTGCGGCAGCTCTACGTCCGCCAGGCCATGCAGTACCTGATCAACGGCCCGCAGATCGTCTCCAAGGTCTACAACGGCTACGCGGACCCGGGCAACGGACCGGTGCCGGTCAAGGCCACCGAGACCTGGGCGACCCCGCTGGAGAAGTCCGGCGGACCGTACCCGTACTCGCCGGACAAGGCGAAGTCCCTGCTCCAGGCGCACGGTTGGAAGGTGGTGCCGGGCGGCACCACGACCTGCCAGAGCCCCGGCACCGGCGCGGCGCAGTGCGGCGCGGGGATCAAGGCGGGCCAGCCGCTGACCTTCCAGATGGTCTACTCCTCCGGCCGCGCCACCACCGAGGAGCAGGAAGCCGCCATCAAGTCCTCCGAGGCGCAGGCGGGCATCACCCTCAACCTCAAGGCGGAGCCGTTCAACACGCTGCTCGGCACCATGGGCGCCTGCACCGCGCAGTCCCACCCGGCGTCCGGCTGCAGCTGGCAGCTGTCGGACTTCGGCTACGAGCCGTACCCGCTCTACCCCAACGGCACCGGCTTCTTCGACACCGGCGGCTCCGGCAACCTCGGCGGCTACTCCGACCCGACCATGGACAAGCTGATCAAGGCCACCGAGTACGGCTCCTCCTCGCAGGCGTTCTCCACCTACGAGGACTACGCCGCCAAGCAACTGCCGTGGCTGTGGGTGCCGTTGCGCAGCAGTCTGCTGGTGTACCGGAGCAAGCTCCAGGGCGTGGTGCCGCTCAACCCGTTCTCCGGCACGGTCGCCTACGAGGACTGGGCGTACACCTCGTGA
- a CDS encoding carboxylesterase/lipase family protein has protein sequence MTGIERTVVDTDRGRVRGIVEGEAVSFRGIPYAASPVGELRFAPPRPHPGWTDVRDAAQAGPSVPQAASRLEKVQGPRVPDWNEDGSLTVNVFAPRGALTDGAARPVLVWWHGGGFTSGSGGWDWYDGGRPAALGDIVVVTANYRVGPLGYLYLPEVGAANLGPQDQAAVLRWVQDNIASFGGDPRTVTVGGQSAGAYSALMLALDPATNGPLTRLLLQSGPFGLDPQDPHQAAENAVAYLRLLGIPAGADTATALRALPVERLLDAYGRLSAQLAAPGKAAPPMYPVLGAPGVPRTRQQALTEGALAGKQLLIGTTRDEATAFCAFDPHVQHLTTAAALDLLTEEIGRSAAQDRYGQHAALRPQATPAQIFTAVQTDSLFRDTSLQTADHHAAGGNTTYVYQFDRAPAEDPYALGATHCAELPFLFGTFDAFPDSPALAGAGAAERVLGREFATAVAEFVSSGKAAGWPPYHPAAGARVRHFG, from the coding sequence ATGACCGGTATCGAGCGCACGGTCGTGGACACCGACCGGGGCCGGGTCAGGGGAATCGTGGAGGGCGAGGCGGTCTCCTTCCGCGGCATCCCCTACGCCGCCTCGCCGGTGGGCGAGTTGCGGTTCGCGCCGCCGCGGCCGCACCCGGGCTGGACGGACGTGCGGGACGCGGCACAGGCCGGACCGTCCGTGCCGCAGGCGGCCTCCCGGCTGGAGAAGGTGCAGGGGCCGCGCGTGCCGGACTGGAACGAGGACGGCAGTCTGACCGTCAACGTCTTCGCCCCGCGTGGCGCGTTGACCGACGGTGCGGCCCGTCCGGTGCTCGTCTGGTGGCACGGCGGCGGCTTCACCAGCGGCTCCGGCGGCTGGGACTGGTACGACGGCGGCCGGCCGGCCGCCCTGGGCGACATCGTGGTCGTCACCGCCAACTACCGTGTCGGGCCGCTGGGTTACCTCTACCTGCCGGAGGTCGGCGCGGCCAACCTCGGCCCCCAGGACCAGGCCGCCGTACTGCGCTGGGTGCAGGACAACATCGCCTCCTTCGGCGGAGATCCGCGCACCGTCACCGTCGGCGGGCAGTCCGCCGGGGCCTACTCCGCCTTGATGCTCGCCCTCGACCCCGCGACGAACGGGCCCCTCACCCGGCTGCTGCTGCAGAGCGGCCCCTTCGGCCTGGACCCGCAGGACCCGCACCAGGCCGCCGAGAACGCCGTCGCCTATCTGCGCCTGCTGGGCATCCCGGCCGGCGCGGACACCGCGACGGCCCTGCGCGCGCTGCCGGTCGAGCGGTTGCTGGACGCCTACGGGCGCCTCTCCGCCCAGCTCGCGGCGCCGGGCAAGGCGGCCCCGCCGATGTACCCGGTCCTCGGCGCTCCCGGCGTGCCCCGCACCCGGCAACAAGCGCTCACCGAGGGGGCGTTGGCGGGCAAGCAGCTTCTGATCGGCACCACCCGCGACGAGGCGACGGCCTTCTGCGCCTTCGACCCCCACGTCCAACACCTCACCACCGCCGCCGCCCTGGACCTGCTCACCGAAGAAATCGGCCGGTCGGCCGCCCAGGACCGGTATGGGCAGCACGCCGCGCTCCGCCCGCAGGCGACACCCGCGCAGATCTTCACCGCGGTGCAGACCGACAGCCTCTTTCGCGACACGTCGCTGCAGACCGCCGACCACCACGCGGCGGGCGGCAACACCACCTACGTGTACCAGTTCGACCGCGCACCCGCCGAGGACCCGTACGCCTTGGGCGCCACGCACTGCGCCGAACTGCCCTTCCTGTTCGGCACCTTCGACGCCTTCCCCGACAGCCCCGCTCTCGCCGGGGCCGGCGCCGCCGAGCGTGTCCTGGGCCGTGAATTCGCCACCGCGGTCGCCGAGTTCGTCAGCTCCGGCAAGGCCGCCGGCTGGCCGCCCTACCACCCCGCCGCCGGCGCCCGCGTCCGCCACTTCGGCTGA
- a CDS encoding Lrp/AsnC family transcriptional regulator, giving the protein MLGISERTVVRRAAPLFGDGTLRATAVRNPVHFPDVIPLALRIRCKPDRIGAIAATLARRPDTLWVDVLGGGDEICTILQLDGPDARNNLLLRDLPATPAVLSWTSHVLLRTFPAAFDWSGGLLTASELAGLRPDIPAVSEGTDAPRPALQPLDHQLITALIEDGRAPYTDLAHYADTTALTARRRLEALVGGQVLRLATEVDLARLGVRAEALLWITVASGGMEETGRQLSRHPQVRFAAATTGPANLLVAVAAADLDALYLFMSGTIGVLEHISTVEVTPILAGVKRTGLVRPGRLQPTEPAGARRGRTARGR; this is encoded by the coding sequence GTGCTCGGTATCTCGGAGCGCACTGTCGTACGCCGCGCGGCGCCGCTGTTCGGCGACGGGACCCTTCGGGCCACGGCGGTGCGCAACCCCGTGCACTTCCCCGACGTGATCCCGCTGGCCCTGCGCATCCGCTGCAAGCCCGACCGGATCGGCGCCATCGCCGCCACCCTCGCCCGCCGCCCCGACACCCTCTGGGTGGACGTCCTCGGCGGCGGGGACGAGATCTGCACGATCCTGCAGTTGGACGGGCCGGACGCCCGCAACAACCTGCTGCTGCGCGACCTCCCCGCAACCCCCGCGGTCCTGTCATGGACCTCGCACGTCCTGCTGCGGACCTTCCCGGCCGCGTTCGACTGGAGCGGCGGCCTGCTGACGGCGAGCGAACTGGCGGGCCTGCGCCCGGACATACCCGCGGTATCCGAGGGGACCGACGCGCCCCGGCCCGCGCTCCAGCCCCTCGACCACCAGTTGATCACCGCGCTGATCGAGGACGGCCGGGCCCCGTACACCGACCTCGCCCACTACGCGGACACCACCGCGCTCACCGCGCGTCGGCGTCTGGAGGCGCTCGTCGGCGGCCAGGTCCTGCGGCTCGCGACCGAGGTCGACCTTGCCCGGCTGGGCGTCCGCGCCGAGGCGCTGCTGTGGATCACCGTGGCGTCCGGCGGCATGGAGGAGACGGGCCGGCAGCTCAGCCGCCACCCCCAGGTCCGCTTCGCCGCCGCGACCACCGGCCCCGCCAACCTCCTCGTGGCCGTCGCGGCAGCCGACCTCGACGCGCTCTACCTCTTCATGAGCGGCACCATCGGCGTCCTCGAACACATCTCGACCGTCGAGGTCACCCCGATCCTGGCCGGCGTCAAGAGGACCGGCCTGGTCCGTCCGGGCCGCCTCCAGCCGACGGAACCGGCTGGAGCGCGGAGAGGCCGTACGGCGCGCGGGCGGTGA
- a CDS encoding MBL fold metallo-hydrolase, with amino-acid sequence MRLTSSGPLHATFEFGDLRVISLRDGYIDMPPARLRDESGGPFDTLPDTVPLVDGNLRLSVNAFLVSDGTTSVLIDTGASNTWHSTMGSLFDALDEAGVDRDGITDVAITHRHEDHVGGLVAPDGTEAFPELRRVWIGAGDTSVFTGRLAPFRDRAVPVTDPVAVTDRVTAVPAPGHTPGHTVYEARSDAGRLLVWGDTVHVPSLQFARPDVSWEFDKDQAQARAARHALLDQLTAPAHFVAGAHLDSPGVGRVTRDGAAGYALEYLAPPIA; translated from the coding sequence ATGCGCCTCACTTCGAGCGGTCCCCTCCACGCCACCTTCGAGTTCGGCGACCTCCGGGTCATCTCCCTGCGAGACGGCTACATCGACATGCCGCCGGCCCGCCTCCGCGACGAGAGCGGGGGCCCGTTCGACACGCTGCCGGACACGGTCCCGCTGGTCGACGGCAACCTGCGGCTGTCGGTCAACGCCTTCCTCGTCAGCGACGGCACCACGTCCGTCCTCATCGACACCGGCGCGTCCAACACCTGGCACTCCACCATGGGATCGCTCTTCGACGCCCTGGACGAAGCCGGAGTCGACCGGGACGGCATCACGGACGTGGCGATCACCCACCGCCACGAAGACCACGTGGGCGGCCTCGTCGCCCCCGACGGCACGGAGGCGTTCCCCGAGCTCCGGCGCGTGTGGATCGGCGCGGGCGACACCTCCGTCTTCACCGGGCGGCTCGCACCGTTCCGCGACCGCGCCGTCCCCGTCACGGACCCGGTCGCCGTCACCGACCGGGTCACGGCCGTTCCGGCTCCCGGGCACACACCCGGTCACACCGTCTACGAGGCCAGGAGCGACGCCGGTCGGCTGCTCGTGTGGGGCGACACCGTTCACGTGCCCTCCCTGCAGTTCGCCCGGCCGGACGTGTCATGGGAGTTCGACAAGGACCAGGCGCAGGCACGCGCGGCGCGACACGCTCTCCTCGACCAACTGACCGCGCCGGCACACTTCGTGGCCGGCGCCCACCTGGACTCGCCCGGCGTGGGACGCGTGACCCGCGACGGCGCCGCCGGCTACGCGCTCGAATACCTCGCGCCGCCGATCGCCTGA
- the wrbA gene encoding NAD(P)H:quinone oxidoreductase — MAVRVAVIYYSATGNVHQLAQAVAKGAESRDAEVRLRRVPELAPDSAIDANPAWRAHVDATKDAVPEATLTDLEWATAYAFGTPTRFGNVTAQLKQFIDQTGVQWQAGVFHNKPATSFTSAMNAHGGLESTLLSLNNVFYHWGCIIVPPGYTDPVLFAAGGNPYGTSWASGGGQGPDQATLDAAHYQGRHLADIAGRLEG, encoded by the coding sequence GTGGCTGTCCGAGTTGCCGTCATCTACTACAGCGCCACCGGGAACGTCCATCAGCTGGCCCAGGCCGTCGCCAAGGGGGCCGAGAGCCGGGACGCCGAGGTGCGTCTGCGCAGGGTCCCCGAGCTCGCGCCCGACTCGGCCATCGACGCCAACCCGGCCTGGCGCGCGCACGTGGACGCCACGAAGGACGCGGTGCCCGAGGCGACCCTCACCGATCTGGAGTGGGCCACCGCGTACGCCTTCGGCACGCCGACCCGCTTCGGCAACGTCACCGCCCAGCTCAAGCAGTTCATCGACCAGACCGGCGTGCAGTGGCAGGCGGGCGTCTTCCACAACAAGCCCGCCACGAGCTTCACTTCGGCGATGAACGCGCACGGCGGCCTGGAGTCCACGCTGCTGTCGCTGAACAACGTCTTCTACCACTGGGGTTGCATCATCGTGCCGCCCGGCTACACCGACCCGGTGCTCTTCGCGGCCGGCGGCAACCCGTACGGCACGAGCTGGGCGAGCGGTGGCGGCCAGGGACCGGACCAGGCGACGTTGGACGCGGCGCACTACCAGGGCAGGCATCTGGCGGACATCGCGGGGCGGTTGGAGGGCTGA
- a CDS encoding lytic polysaccharide monooxygenase auxiliary activity family 9 protein, protein MRKKIATAVVGVGVASAFALSTGSASSHGYISTPPSRAALCAAGTVTNCGDIQYEPQSVEGPKGFPAAGPADGSICSGGNARFSQLDDPRGGAWPATQVTGGQSYTFTWTLTAEHSTTDFSYYLTNSTYDPTKPLTRSEIDTTPFLTVPYNGAQPPATVVHQGTIPTGHTGKQLIIGVWTIADTGNAFYSCADVQF, encoded by the coding sequence ATGCGCAAGAAGATCGCCACCGCGGTGGTCGGCGTCGGCGTCGCCTCCGCGTTCGCGCTGAGCACCGGCAGCGCCAGCAGCCACGGCTACATCAGCACCCCGCCCAGCCGCGCCGCGCTCTGCGCCGCCGGCACCGTGACGAACTGCGGCGACATCCAGTACGAACCGCAGAGCGTCGAAGGCCCCAAGGGCTTCCCGGCCGCCGGCCCCGCCGACGGCAGCATCTGCAGCGGCGGCAACGCGCGCTTCTCCCAGCTCGACGACCCCCGCGGCGGCGCGTGGCCCGCCACCCAGGTGACCGGCGGCCAGAGTTACACCTTCACGTGGACGCTCACCGCGGAGCACTCCACCACCGACTTCTCCTACTACCTGACCAACAGCACCTACGACCCCACCAAGCCGCTGACCCGCTCCGAGATCGACACCACCCCGTTCCTGACGGTGCCCTACAACGGCGCCCAACCGCCCGCCACCGTGGTCCACCAGGGCACGATCCCCACCGGCCACACCGGCAAGCAGCTCATCATCGGCGTGTGGACCATCGCCGACACGGGCAACGCCTTCTACTCCTGCGCGGACGTCCAGTTCTGA